A genomic window from Vigna radiata var. radiata cultivar VC1973A chromosome 2, Vradiata_ver6, whole genome shotgun sequence includes:
- the LOC106756362 gene encoding UTP--glucose-1-phosphate uridylyltransferase 3, chloroplastic has translation MLHSSTSLLPQNKRFVFSFRSKPSHSHSFSHSLSFSKFISLPSSLSTCCPVARISTETLEVSPPPRGDFNFYREIARLAALRDRIAACATLVEKLRVLNADSRVKRFFSSGRGLARVLASLRLSSDQLFLLKCVVAAGQEHVLCLDGTESLESAAAAAATASAVKSALYAIAEMIENLNSFDGNGGVGSGMALGDYEIIELNKLLETLAEIEQFYDCIGGIIGYQITVLELIVQKSFERQSMKWSHQMHEAKECQILGINAPNGHNLSEDTEYASQAALWGIEGLPDLGEIYPLGGSADRLGLVDPKSGECLPAAMLPYCGRTLLEGLIRDLQAREFLYFKLYNKQCITPVAIMTSAAKNNHKHVTSLCERLSWFGRGRSTFQLFEQPLVPVVGAEEGQWLVTKPLSPLSKPGGHGVIWKLAHDKGIFKWFYSRGRKGATLRQVSNVAAATDLTLLALAGIGLRHGKKLGFASCERISGATEGVNVLMEKKSIDGKCEYGISCIEYTEFDKFGITAGPLAPKSLQAEFPANTNILYVDLPSAELIGSSKSRNSLPGMVLNTKKPIVYSDQFGRCHSVSGGRLECTMQNIADNYFNSYSSRCYNDVEDELDTFIVYNERRRVTSSAKKKRRHGDKSLHQTPDGALLDILRNAHDLLSQCNIRLPEIEANENYVDSGPPFLILLHPALGPLWEVTKQKFYGGSVSEGSELQIEVAEFFWRNVQLNGSLIIIAENVMGSMKINESGESILHYGQRCGKCKLQNVKVLNKGIDWNCDRNIYWKHDVQRSEVLQIILHGNAEFEATDVVLQGNHVFEVPDGHRLKIMPGNPGLAIQLDPIDKDMMERGSWHWNYRVEGSHIQLDLVES, from the exons ATGCTTCACTCCTCCACTTCTCTTCTTCCCCAAAATAAGCGTTTTGTGTTCTCCTTCCGCTCCAAACCTTCTCATTCTCATTCCTTTTCccattctctctctttctccaaatttatctctcttccttcttctctttctacATGTTGTCCAGTCGCTCGAATTTCCACCGAGACCTTGGAGGTCTCGCCGCCTCCGCGGGGCGACTTCAACTTCTACCGCGAAATCGCACGCCTCGCCGCGCTCCGCGACAGGATTGCGGCGTGCGCCACGCTCGTCGAGAAGCTCCGAGTGCTCAACGCCGATTCCAGAGTGAAGCGCTTCTTCAGTTCGGGTCGCGGCCTTGCTAGGGTTTTGGCCTCGCTCCGGTTGAGCTCCGACCAACTATTCCTGCTCAAATGCGTGGTTGCTGCCGGGCAGGAGCATGTGCTGTGTTTGGACGGAACCGAATCGCTAGAATCCGCCGCGGCTGCTGCTGCTACCGCGAGCGCCGTGAAGAGCGCGCTCTACGCTATTGCGGAGATGATTGAGAATTTGAATTCCTTTGATGGCAATGGTGGTGTGGGTTCGGGGATGGCGTTGGGGGATTACGAGATTATTGAATTGAACAAGTTGTTAGAAACTTTGGCGGAAATTGAGCAATTCTATGACTGTATTGGAGGAATTATTGG ATATCAGATAACAGTTCTGGAACTTATTGTCCAGAAGTCATTTGAGAGGCAGAGTATGAAGTGGTCACACCAGATGCATGAAGCGAAAGAATGCCAAATTTTAGGAATTAATGCACCTAATGGGCATAACCTTTCTGAAGACACAGAGTATGCTTCTCAAGCAGCTCTATGGGGTATAGAG GGTTTGCCAGACCTAGGTGAAATTTACCCTTTGGGAGGTTCTGCCGACAGGCTTGGTTTGGTTGATCCTAAGTCAGGTGAATGCCTGCCTGCTGCAATGCTACCATATTGTGGAAGGACTTTGTTGGAAGGTCTTATAAGAGATCTTCAG GCTAGAGAATTCTTGTACTTCAAGTTATACAATAAACAATGTATCACACCCGTTGCAATAATGACAAGTGCCGCAAAGAACAACCACAAACACGTCACTTCTCTGTGTGAAAGACTTTCATGGTTTGGGAGAGGTCGATCAACTTTCCAACTTTTTGAGCAG CCTCTTGTTCCAGTTGTTGGTGCAGAAGAAGGTCAGTGGCTGGTCACCAAACCATTGAGTCCCCTGAGCAAGCCTGGTGGTCATGGTGTCATATGGAAACTTGCACATGACAAAGGCATCTTCAAATGGTTTTATTCTCGAGGAAGAAAAGGTGCAACTCTGCGCCAAGTCAG TAACGTTGCGGCAGCTACAGATTTAACCCTCCTAGCCTTAGCAGGGATTGGCTTACGTCATGGAAAG AAACTGGGATTTGCATCTTGTGAGCGGATATCAGGCGCTACAGAAGGAGTTAATGTGCTGATGGAGAAGAAAAGTATTGATGGTAAATGCGAATATGGAATTTCTTGTATTGAGTACACTGAGTTTGACAAGTTTGGAATTACTGCTGGACCTCTTGCTCCAAAAAG TTTGCAGGCGGAGTTCCCAGCCAATACAAACATCTTATATGTTGATTTACCTTCCGCGGAGCTAATTGGATCAAGTAAGAGTAGAAATAGTTTGCCTGGAATGGTGCTAAATACCAAAAAGCCAATAGTTTACTCAGATCAGTTTGGTAGATGTCATAG CGTCTCTGGTGGTAGACTTGAGTGCACAATGCAAAATATTGCTGACAATTATTTCAATTCGTACTCTTCTAGATGTTATAATGATGTTGAAG ATGAGCTAGATACTTTTATTGTATATAATGAAAGAAGGAGAGTTACCTCCTCTgccaagaaaaaaagaaggcatGGAGACAAGTCTTTACACCAG ACACCGGATGGTGCTCTTTTGGATATCTTACGAAATGCTCACGATCTTCTTTCACAGTGTAATATAAGACTTCCTGAG ATTGAAGCTAATGAGAACTATGTTGATTCGGGACCACCATTTCTCATCCTTTTGCATCCTGCTCTTGGTCCTCTTTGGGAAGTCACTAAGCAAAAG TTTTATGGTGGTTCCGTATCGGAGGGCTCTGAGTTACAAATAGAGGTTGCAGAGTTTTTTTGGAGGAATGTACAG CTCAATGGAAGCCTGATCATAATAGCTGAGAATGTTATGGGCTCAATGAAGATTAATGAGAGCGGTGAATCCATACTACATTATGGCCAAAG GTGTGGAAAATGTAAGTTGCAAAATGTCAAGGTGTTGAACAAGGGAATTGATTGGAACTGTGATCGAAACATATACTGGAAACATGATGTGCAGCGATCTGAGGTGCTGCAAATCATACTTCATGGAAATGCTGAATTTGAGGCTACTGATGTTGTCTTACAG GGAAATCACGTGTTCGAAGTTCCAGATGGCCACAGACTCAAAATCATGCCGGGAAACCCAG GTTTAGCAATCCAGTTAGatccaattgataaagataTGATGGAGAGGGGAAGCTGGCACTGGAATTACAGGGTAGAAGGTTCTCACATTCAGCTAGATTTAGTAGAATCATAA
- the LOC106756451 gene encoding sorting and assembly machinery component 50 homolog: MENSDERNESLPFSPNPNNADDDEIDEQEDEEEEEEDDGHDDVVSHEPYNRNDRSSLSSLHEQRLKLEALSRRLASELVPIRVHDVLIRGNTKTKDWVIEAELKLLQDAATVQELIRASEIALARLRSLEIFESTELTLQAGPPELPHTANVIVDVVETANKVSGEFGVYTKPSTSSWTAEGGLKYKNLLGYGDLWDASLAYGGNQATEVSVGVFAPRLKGLLTPLVARLSMLSQDWQEFSSYKEQLLGLSLGLISTRHHDLVYTLGWRTLTDPSQMSSRSIRRQLGHGLLSSLKYTFKIDRRNSAIRPTSGYAFLSTTHFGGLTPDHRSLRFLRQEFDVRCAIPLPFYNTALNLGISAGAVFPWGHDFMNKPSPLPERFYLGGDFSPVCTLGGPITLWGFKTRGLGPTEPRRRIRNEIVDDNDDSSKRDFIGGDVAVTAFADLSFDLPIRWLRNHGIHGHLFAGAGNTAKLTQNEYRRFSPRRFLESFRTSVGCGFVVPTKLFRLEGNFYHVLKQDEYDRGKTGFRFSFSAPS, translated from the exons ATGGAAAACTCTGACGAAAGAAACGAATCACTTCCTTTCTCTCCAAACCCTAACAATGCCGACGACGACGAAATCGACGAACAAGAAgacgaagaggaagaggaagaagacgacGGCCACGACGACGTCGTTTCACACGAGCCGTACAATCGGAACGACCGATCCTCATTGTCGAGTTTACACGAGCAGCGTTTAAAGCTGGAAGCCCTCTCCCGGCGATTGGCTTCGGAGCTGGTCCCTATCCGCGTCCACGATGTGCTGATTCGAGGCAACACCAAAACCAAGGATTGGGTGATCGAGGCGGAGCTCAAGCTTCTCCAGGACGCTGCCACCGTGCAGGAGCTCATTCGCGCCTCCGAAATCGCCCTCGCCAGGCTCCGCAGCCTCGAGATTTTCGAGTCCACCGAGCTCACGCTCCAGGCTGGGCCGCCGGAGCTGCCTCACACCGCCAATGTCATCGTCGACGTTGTCGAGACCGCGAACAAAGTTTCCGGCGAATTTGGCGTTTACACCAAACCCTCG ACAAGTTCGTGGACTGCTGAAGGTGGTCTTAAGTACAAAAACTTGTTAGGTTATGGTGATCTATGGGATGCCTCTTTGGCCTATGGTGGCAACCAAGCAACAGAGGTGAGTGTAGGAGTGTTTGCTCCAAGACTGAAAGGGTTGTTAACTCCTCTTGTAGCACGACTTTCCATGCTTTCCCAAGATTGGCAAGAGTTTTCTTCATACAAAGAGCAGCTGTTAGGATTGTCTCTTGGCTTAATCTCAACCAGGCACCATGACTTAGTCTACACTCTTGGATGGCGTACCTTGACTGATCCATCTCAAATGTCATCCAGGTCTATAAGGAGGCAGCTTGGCCATGGTTTATTATCATCTTTGAAGTATACATTTAAAATTGACAGGAGAAACTCGGCAATTAGGCCTACAAGTGGATATGCTTTTCTTTCCACCACTCACTTTGGTGGCCTTACACCAGATCATCGGAGCTTGCGATTCCTGCGCCAG GAATTCGATGTTCGCTGTGCCATCCCCCTTCCGTTTTATAACACAGCTCTTAACCTTGGGATTTCAGCTGGTGCCGTTTTTCCATGGGGGCATGACTTCATGAACAAGCCATCTCCTCTTCCTGAAAGGTTTTATTTGGGAGGTGATTTCTCTCCAGTTTGCACTCTGGGAGGGCCAATAACATTGTGGGGATTTAAAACTAGGGGACTAGGTCCTACTGAACCACGAAGGAGAATTAGAAACGAAATTGTTGATGACAATGATGATTCCTCTAAACGGGACTTCATTGGAGGAGATGTTGCTGTTACGGCATTTGCAGACCTGTCTTTTGATCTCCCAATTAGGTGGTTGAGAAATCATGGAATCCATGGTCATCTTTTTGCTGGTGCTGGGAATACGGCAAAATTGACTCAGAATGAATATAGGCGCTTTTCACCTCGGAGGTTCTTAGAATCATTCCGAACATCTGTTGGATGTGGTTTTGTTGTTCCTACTAAACTTTTTCGCCTAGAG GGTAACTTCTACCACGTGCTCAAGCAGGATGAATATGACCGTGGGAAGACAGGATTTAGGTTCAGCTTCTCAGCTCCTTCTTAG
- the LOC106755629 gene encoding taxadien-5-alpha-ol O-acetyltransferase-like, whose translation IPPSPTSTYNTNLTYASKFKLPISQLPKMVRVKEAHVVTPSDPTPNTVLALSALDSQLFLRFTIEYLLLYRPAPGLDRPSTAARLKTALAKALVPYYPFAGRVRPQPQGLGLEVVCRAQGAVFIEASSERYSVNDFQKAPKTVAQWRKLLSLYVTDVLKGSPILVVQLTWLADGAAAVGVGINHCICDGIGSAEFLNYFSDLASEKCQGLGLGVSVDPKPKPVWDRHLLNPDKRSEANPAMHAEFCGVPDLCGFMNRVTSRLKPTCIVLDERRIEKLKRACGGESCTSFEVVAAHVWRSWARALGFPKNQTLKLLFSVNVRKRVKPGLPEGYYGNAFVLGCAQSSAWELGERGVAHVWSAVKRAKERVDSEHVRRVVELVSESRASPDSVGVLILSQWSRLGLERVELGMGKPLHVGPICCDRYCLLLPVTGERHSVKVMVAVPTAAVDNFHRFLREYNS comes from the coding sequence ATACCACCCTCTCCCACATCCACTTACAACACAAACCTAACATATGCTTCAAAGTTCAAACTACCCATTTCTCAGTTGCCAAAAATGGTGCGTGTCAAAGAAGCTCATGTTGTCACACCCTCAGACCCCACACCCAACACTGTCCTTGCACTCTCAGCACTCGACTCCCAACTCTTCTTGCGCTTCACAATCGAGTATCTCCTTCTTTACAGGCCCGCCCCGGGCCTCGACCGCCCTTCAACCGCCGCTCGTTTAAAAACCGCATTAGCTAAAGCCCTCGTTCCTTATTATCCATTTGCAGGAAGAGTCCGGCCCCAGCCTCAGGGGCTGGGCCTCGAGGTCGTTTGTCGGGCCCAGGGTGCTGTCTTCATCGAAGCCTCTTCCGAACGCTACAGTGTCAATGATTTCCAAAAGGCCCCCAAAACAGTGGCCCAATGGAGAAAGCTCTTATCCCTCTACGTCACTGACGTCCTCAAAGGCTCGCCGATTCTCGTCGTCCAGCTCACCTGGCTCGCCGACGGAGCCGCCGCCGTCGGCGTCGGAATCAACCACTGCATCTGCGACGGCATCGGGAGCGCTGAGTTTCTGAATTATTTCTCCGATTTAGCCTCGGAGAAATGTCAGGGTCTGGGTCTCGGTGTGAGTGTGGATCCGAAGCCGAAACCGGTTTGGGATAGACATCTTCTGAATCCTGATAAGAGAAGCGAGGCGAATCCAGCTATGCATGCTGAGTTTTGTGGAGTTCCTGATTTGTGCGGGTTTATGAACCGTGTGACGAGCAGGCTGAAGCCTACTTGCATTGTGTTGGACGAGAGACGCATCGAGAAGCTGAAGCGCGCGTGCGGAGGAGAGTCGTGCACGTCCTTCGAGGTAGTGGCCGCGCACGTGTGGAGGAGCTGGGCTCGGGCGTTAGGGTTTCCGAAGAACCAGACGCTGAAGCTTTTGTTCAGCGTGAACGTGCGGAAGCGAGTGAAGCCGGGTTTGCCGGAGGGGTACTACGGGAACGCGTTTGTGTTGGGGTGCGCGCAGAGCAGCGCGTGGGAGTTGGGGGAGAGAGGGGTGGCTCACGTGTGGAGTGCGGTGAAGCGTGCGAAAGAGAGGGTGGATAGCGAGCACGTGCGGAGGGTTGTTGAGTTGGTTTCCGAGTCAAGGGCGAGTCCTGACTCGGTGGGGGTGCTGATTCTGTCGCAGTGGTCGAGGCTGGGTTTGGAGAGGGTTGAACTAGGAATGGGAAAGCCTCTGCATGTGGGACCCATTTGCTGCGATAGGTACTGTTTGCTTCTTCCGGTTACCGGTGAACGCCACAGCGTGAAGGTGATGGTGGCCGTCCCCACCGCCGCCGTTGACAATTTCCATCGCTTCCTCCGGGAATACAATTCATGA